In one Silvibacterium dinghuense genomic region, the following are encoded:
- a CDS encoding dienelactone hydrolase family protein → MGEFVRLHAADGHELGAYVARPEGEPIAGLVVIQEIFGVNRHIRSMTDQYAEAGFLAVAPALFDRVERGVELGYDGEDRQKAMSFMPKLDVESMNLDTDAAVAYARAQTGKKTGIVGYCLGGSIAWFAAMRGTVDAAVGYYGGLIAKFAEAELKAPVILHFGSKDTHIPEEHRAKIAAAHPEVPIYLYDAEHGFNCDQKSSFEPRSAALARERSLAFLRDHLG, encoded by the coding sequence ATGGGGGAGTTTGTGAGGCTGCACGCCGCCGACGGCCATGAGCTGGGAGCGTATGTGGCGCGGCCGGAGGGCGAGCCGATTGCCGGGCTGGTTGTGATCCAGGAGATTTTCGGGGTGAACCGGCATATCCGCAGCATGACCGATCAGTATGCGGAGGCGGGGTTTCTGGCCGTGGCGCCGGCGCTCTTCGATCGCGTAGAGCGTGGTGTCGAACTGGGATACGACGGGGAAGACCGGCAGAAGGCAATGTCCTTCATGCCGAAGCTCGACGTGGAGTCGATGAACCTCGATACGGACGCGGCGGTTGCCTACGCAAGGGCTCAAACCGGGAAAAAGACGGGCATTGTCGGCTATTGTCTGGGTGGTTCTATTGCGTGGTTTGCTGCCATGCGGGGCACGGTCGACGCAGCCGTGGGATATTACGGCGGTCTGATCGCGAAGTTTGCCGAAGCGGAGCTGAAGGCTCCGGTGATCCTGCACTTCGGATCGAAGGACACGCATATTCCGGAAGAGCACCGCGCAAAGATCGCAGCAGCCCATCCCGAGGTGCCGATTTACCTGTATGACGCCGAGCATGGTTTCAATTGCGACCAGAAGTCGAGCTTCGAGCCGCGCTCCGCAGCGCTGGCGCGGGAGCGCTCCCTGGCCTTTCTCAGGGATCATCTGGGCTGA
- a CDS encoding TonB-dependent receptor, protein MKPYRMAMLATAVMIAATAKGACAQQSDAMSGMSMPPGMKMDMPMNGMQMGPKLTGLAKTVEAHTSSGTSAEPGSTPAPMLMTMRGNWMLMFHANAFVADTQQTSVRGGDKLFSTNWFMPMAQRQWGPGQLTLRGMFSLEPATVTDRQYPLLFQQGETAYGKPIADGQHPHDFVMEFAALYDWRLNEKTLLSFYVAPVGDPALGPTAYPHRASAFENPVGTLGHHQEDSTHISDDVMTAGLTHGWARLEASGFHGREPNEHRWQVQQGAIDSWSMRLTIAPADDWSGQFSYGRLHSPEQLSPTEDQKRMTASVMWNKPFSRTSNLASTVAWGRTQTVGGGYPENSYLLESTLRFRDRNYAFTRMEDVDRTNELLLGENPLPANFVEGPAGRVQAYTFGYDRDIGNLPHMRTALGAQVTAYTVGSRLEPVYGSDPMGVVVFLRLRPFGKSN, encoded by the coding sequence GTGAAGCCATACAGAATGGCGATGCTGGCGACGGCGGTGATGATCGCAGCCACGGCCAAGGGTGCGTGCGCACAGCAGTCGGATGCGATGAGCGGGATGTCGATGCCGCCGGGCATGAAAATGGACATGCCCATGAACGGGATGCAGATGGGGCCGAAGCTGACGGGCCTGGCGAAGACTGTCGAGGCGCATACCTCTTCGGGCACGAGCGCAGAACCGGGTTCGACGCCTGCGCCGATGCTGATGACCATGCGCGGCAACTGGATGCTGATGTTCCATGCCAACGCGTTTGTCGCCGATACCCAGCAGACCAGCGTGCGCGGCGGCGACAAGCTGTTTTCGACCAACTGGTTTATGCCTATGGCGCAGCGGCAGTGGGGGCCGGGGCAGCTGACGCTGCGCGGCATGTTCAGCCTGGAGCCGGCAACAGTGACGGATCGGCAGTATCCGCTGCTCTTCCAGCAGGGTGAAACCGCATATGGGAAGCCGATCGCCGACGGGCAGCACCCACATGATTTTGTGATGGAGTTTGCGGCGCTCTACGACTGGCGGCTGAATGAGAAGACACTGCTCTCGTTCTATGTGGCGCCAGTAGGCGATCCGGCACTGGGCCCGACGGCCTATCCGCACCGCGCCTCGGCCTTCGAAAATCCGGTGGGCACGCTCGGGCATCATCAGGAAGACTCGACGCACATCTCCGACGACGTCATGACCGCTGGCCTGACGCATGGATGGGCGCGGCTCGAAGCCAGCGGCTTCCACGGACGCGAGCCAAACGAGCATCGCTGGCAGGTGCAGCAGGGCGCGATCGATTCCTGGTCGATGCGGTTGACGATTGCGCCTGCGGACGACTGGAGCGGGCAGTTCTCCTACGGACGCCTGCATAGCCCGGAGCAGCTTTCCCCGACGGAAGACCAGAAGCGCATGACGGCCTCCGTGATGTGGAACAAGCCGTTTAGCCGGACATCGAACCTGGCTTCCACTGTGGCCTGGGGAAGGACGCAAACGGTGGGCGGCGGTTATCCGGAAAACAGCTACCTGCTCGAGTCGACGCTGCGCTTTCGCGACCGTAACTATGCCTTCACCCGCATGGAAGACGTGGACCGGACGAATGAGCTGCTGCTGGGAGAAAATCCTCTGCCGGCAAACTTTGTCGAGGGGCCTGCGGGCCGCGTGCAGGCCTATACCTTCGGCTATGATCGCGACATCGGCAACCTGCCGCATATGCGGACGGCGCTGGGTGCGCAGGTGACGGCGTACACCGTTGGTTCGCGCCTCGAACCGGTATATGGCTCCGATCCAATGGGAGTTGTAGTCTTCCTGCGCCTGCGTCCTTTTGGGAAGTCCAATTAG
- a CDS encoding DHA2 family efflux MFS transporter permease subunit: MASSTATAAVAQERWHPRVNPWIIAATVAMAAFMEVLDTSIANVALPHIAGNLGASQDESTWVLTAYLVANAVVLPMGGWAASVIGRKNFFMLCIVIFTISSLLCGLAPSLPLLLLFRVLQGAGGGGLQPMAQAIMADSFEPAQRGLAFSLYGLVAVLAPSIGPTLGGWITDNYSWHWIFYINIPVGILAFFLTQRLVDDPPWSKADRANFFKLDYIGLALLVISMGALQISLDKGEEKDWFGSHFIVGFAIAFVVSFVALIIWEWRSKAPLMDLKLFKQSNFAICCFLMMLTGGLLNATTVLQPQFLQSELGYTATWAGLSLSGGGLALIFVMPFAGQAVGRFPARNIIACGFVFFALSYFLSATFLNLGLSFKTSSWLRVAQVAPIPFVFISVTTAAYFGLPREKSNQISGLINFVRNIGGSILISLTNALVTERGYFHQNQLLKYLTPSSANFQQRVNQLTGFFDGHAGPANAGQLAQGRIYNQLLSQSQILAYVDVFYLLCGASILLIPTAFLLRKNNPRAEAKSEIAVH, encoded by the coding sequence ATGGCGAGTTCGACGGCAACGGCTGCGGTGGCGCAGGAGCGGTGGCATCCGCGCGTCAATCCCTGGATTATTGCGGCAACAGTGGCCATGGCCGCGTTCATGGAGGTGCTGGATACCTCCATCGCCAATGTTGCGCTGCCGCATATTGCCGGCAATCTCGGTGCGAGCCAGGACGAAAGCACCTGGGTTTTGACAGCGTACCTGGTGGCCAATGCCGTCGTGCTGCCGATGGGCGGCTGGGCAGCGAGTGTGATCGGCCGCAAGAACTTTTTCATGCTGTGCATCGTGATCTTCACGATCAGCTCTCTGCTGTGTGGTCTTGCTCCTTCGCTGCCGCTGCTCCTGCTCTTCCGGGTGTTGCAGGGCGCCGGCGGCGGTGGCTTGCAGCCGATGGCGCAGGCCATCATGGCGGACTCCTTCGAGCCGGCGCAGCGCGGACTGGCCTTTTCACTCTATGGTTTGGTGGCGGTGCTGGCGCCCTCGATCGGACCTACACTCGGCGGCTGGATTACCGACAACTACAGCTGGCACTGGATCTTCTACATCAATATTCCCGTGGGCATCCTGGCCTTCTTCCTGACCCAGCGGCTGGTGGATGATCCGCCATGGTCGAAAGCCGACCGTGCCAACTTCTTCAAGTTGGATTACATCGGCCTGGCGCTGCTGGTGATCTCGATGGGCGCGCTACAGATCAGCCTCGATAAGGGCGAGGAAAAGGACTGGTTCGGCTCGCACTTTATCGTGGGTTTTGCCATCGCCTTCGTGGTCTCCTTCGTGGCGCTCATTATCTGGGAGTGGCGCTCGAAGGCCCCTCTGATGGACCTGAAGCTCTTCAAGCAGTCGAACTTTGCGATCTGCTGCTTCCTGATGATGCTGACCGGCGGCCTGCTCAATGCCACGACGGTGCTGCAGCCGCAATTCCTCCAGTCGGAGCTGGGCTACACGGCGACCTGGGCAGGTCTTTCGCTCTCCGGAGGAGGTCTGGCCCTGATCTTTGTCATGCCCTTCGCCGGGCAGGCGGTCGGGCGCTTCCCGGCGCGGAACATCATTGCTTGCGGCTTCGTCTTCTTCGCTCTCTCCTATTTCTTGAGCGCGACCTTCCTGAACCTGGGGCTGAGCTTCAAGACTTCCTCCTGGCTGCGTGTCGCGCAGGTGGCTCCGATTCCGTTCGTCTTCATCTCGGTAACGACAGCGGCATACTTCGGTTTACCGAGAGAGAAGAGCAATCAGATCTCCGGCCTTATTAACTTTGTTCGTAATATCGGCGGAAGTATCCTGATCTCACTGACCAACGCCCTGGTGACGGAGCGGGGATACTTCCACCAGAACCAGCTGCTCAAGTACCTGACCCCTTCGAGCGCAAACTTTCAGCAGCGGGTGAATCAGTTGACCGGATTTTTCGATGGCCATGCCGGGCCTGCGAATGCTGGCCAATTGGCGCAGGGGAGAATCTATAACCAGCTCCTCTCGCAATCTCAGATACTGGCGTATGTGGATGTCTTTTACCTCCTCTGCGGAGCGTCCATCCTCCTGATTCCGACGGCCTTTCTGCTCAGAAAGAACAATCCGCGGGCAGAGGCGAAGAGCGAGATCGCTGTTCACTGA
- a CDS encoding phosphoglucomutase/phosphomannomutase family protein, with protein sequence MAVEIKFGTSGWRAIVAEEFTVANIRRAVTGIAKYVAAQPGSGSVLVGRDPRFLGESFVAEAAKVLASHGVKPLVIPHAAPTPAISYAVRRLKASGAINFTASHNPPEYNGIKFSTPDGAPALPEVTKQIESLIKKLGDETLPAPPEPKEKFEEVDVKPDYLKRIGELVDFAAIKKSGIKVVFDPFWGAARGYSCHILRDHGVEVATVHDYRDVLFGGHAPEPDDHLLADCKARMKETGAKIGIATDGDADRFGIVDEDGTFIQPNYIIALLFDYLVETRGWKNGVAKSVATTNLINAVAESYGVPLYETPVGFKYIGELINQDKIAIGGEESAGLTIRGHVPEKDGVIAGLLVTEMVARRGKSLGAQLKELFARVGEFYPNRENFRLTPEVKEKFVEKVKEDPSEIGGRKVTSVVRTDGLKLILADGSWVCYRLSGTEPVVRVYSEARKASDVEPLSEAAKSWVLE encoded by the coding sequence ATGGCTGTCGAGATCAAGTTTGGTACGTCGGGCTGGCGGGCAATTGTTGCCGAGGAATTTACCGTGGCGAATATCCGCCGGGCTGTGACCGGCATCGCAAAGTACGTGGCGGCACAGCCGGGCTCGGGCTCCGTGCTGGTCGGGCGCGATCCGCGTTTTCTGGGCGAGAGCTTTGTGGCGGAAGCGGCAAAGGTGCTGGCCTCGCACGGCGTAAAGCCGCTGGTAATTCCGCATGCCGCGCCGACACCGGCTATCTCGTATGCCGTGCGGCGGCTGAAGGCCAGCGGCGCAATCAACTTCACGGCCTCGCATAACCCGCCCGAGTACAACGGCATCAAGTTCTCGACGCCGGATGGTGCTCCGGCTCTGCCCGAGGTGACGAAGCAGATCGAGTCGCTGATCAAGAAGCTTGGCGACGAGACCCTGCCTGCGCCGCCCGAGCCAAAGGAAAAGTTCGAAGAAGTCGATGTGAAGCCGGACTACCTCAAGCGCATCGGGGAACTGGTAGATTTCGCGGCGATCAAGAAGTCGGGCATCAAGGTGGTCTTCGACCCCTTCTGGGGTGCAGCGCGTGGCTACAGCTGCCACATCCTGCGTGATCACGGCGTCGAGGTTGCGACGGTGCATGATTACCGCGATGTGCTGTTTGGCGGACATGCGCCGGAGCCTGACGATCATCTGTTGGCCGACTGCAAGGCCAGGATGAAGGAGACTGGAGCGAAGATCGGCATCGCAACCGATGGCGATGCAGACCGCTTCGGCATCGTCGACGAAGACGGCACCTTCATCCAGCCGAACTACATCATCGCGCTGCTCTTCGACTATCTGGTCGAGACGCGCGGCTGGAAGAACGGCGTGGCCAAGTCGGTCGCGACGACCAACCTGATCAATGCCGTGGCCGAGTCCTACGGCGTGCCGCTCTACGAGACCCCGGTGGGCTTCAAGTACATCGGCGAGCTCATCAACCAGGACAAGATCGCGATCGGCGGCGAGGAGAGCGCTGGTCTCACGATTCGTGGTCATGTACCGGAGAAGGACGGCGTGATCGCCGGTCTGTTGGTCACGGAGATGGTGGCCAGACGCGGCAAGAGTCTGGGCGCGCAGCTGAAGGAGCTGTTCGCGCGTGTGGGTGAGTTCTATCCGAACCGCGAGAACTTCCGCCTCACACCCGAAGTAAAGGAGAAGTTTGTCGAGAAGGTGAAGGAAGACCCGTCGGAGATCGGCGGGCGCAAGGTCACCTCGGTCGTACGCACAGACGGTCTGAAGCTGATCCTCGCCGATGGCTCATGGGTCTGCTATCGCCTCAGTGGCACCGAGCCGGTCGTGCGTGTCTACTCGGAGGCGCGCAAGGCCTCGGATGTCGAGCCACTGAGCGAAGCAGCGAAGTCCTGGGTGCTCGAGTAG
- a CDS encoding FtsB family cell division protein, producing MQAVESNPSWKSRIVGGVYRVRRRIATGFAVLLAVFFGFHVMFGRNGLNAYEAKRVEDKTLQKQIESLHAENDRLKDHIDHLQSDPDAIEHEAREKLHYARPDEVIYTLNDAPHPADQAPVTQARR from the coding sequence GTGCAGGCAGTGGAATCCAATCCGTCGTGGAAGTCGCGCATCGTGGGCGGGGTGTATCGTGTCCGCCGGCGCATTGCGACGGGTTTCGCTGTGCTGCTGGCCGTCTTCTTCGGATTTCATGTCATGTTCGGGCGCAACGGTCTCAATGCTTATGAGGCCAAGCGCGTCGAGGACAAGACACTCCAGAAGCAGATCGAGAGCCTGCACGCGGAGAATGATCGCCTGAAGGACCACATCGATCACCTGCAGTCCGATCCCGATGCCATCGAGCACGAGGCGCGCGAGAAGCTGCATTATGCACGGCCGGATGAAGTGATCTACACGCTCAACGACGCTCCGCACCCCGCGGATCAGGCGCCGGTAACCCAGGCGCGCCGATAA
- a CDS encoding TonB-dependent receptor — translation MKPIRFLLFCLAFLLPAFSVVHAQMDTGGLKGTITDPSGAAVVGASVHIHNPSTGLDRTTQSSGNGTYQFTDLQPGPYQIEILATGFGKYSMTRAVTVGGSTTVDAKLSVTATTQVEVDASQDVGAQVNTNDQQISQVITPKQVMDLPSLSRDPYDFVALSGNVTSDPNGSTGPNGVGVSFSGLRSASTEILLDGAENVDLYDAAVGQQIPLDSVDEYRTITDGFTAEYGRASGGVVNLVTKSGTNKFHGSLYEYNRLSALAANTYNEDAQNVYLRSLGESPLPADHFTRNQFGYSVGGPVPFFAHKVFFFSNTEWNRIRSTGLQQFIVPTSSFIASSASNTQQFFSNYGTLASGTTLGQTVAVSGFATNPLQIANVQAPIDAGAGAPVNAWDTDARFDVNLSEKTTMFFRAAVYSDDYTAGFVSLSPYNGYNTGQTDLNQSFLYSLTHVFSPNLVSVSKVSYNRFNESEPLGSAGVTPTLYLSHNNTASVDTTTGTDIAMPGYLPTSPGNALPFGGPQNLYQFGEDISWTVKAHTFHFGGGFLQLRDNRTFGAYETALELAAKNGTDEGTALGQLQAGNLYQFEVAIDPQGKYPCSLNPTTGALTETTACTLTTPLSAPSFTRENTFNDGNWYAQDSWKATPRLTLNYGIRWEYYGVQHNTNPNLESNFYLGPGDNFFEQIRNGQVATTPNSPTGGLIEKRLKNYAPRIGFAYDIKGDGKWALRGGYGISYERDFGNVTYNVIQNPPNYAGVLLTTNQLGQGQLSVTSDNLGPFAGSGGSVPFAPSSLRALQQNMPTAYAHQWDLALEHEVAPGTLLGIEYTGTRGVHAYAIANVNSAYYGNAFLGDALNAAGTGNPINYQYGAINIREANGDSYYNALNIRFEDNNYTRYGLQVTANYTYAHAMDNLSSTFSQSGNNFNLGYLNPFKPALDRGNSDYDIRQRLTIGGIYEPSFLEFRGNRILHATLGGLEFAPIATLRSGNAFTIFDCTNGYAACPRIVDAPGLKFHGTPQATGAPNGYNYITLPTASANPFVNAYGFSDFPSCATCGQNPGLGRNQWFGPNNYQFDMGVYKNFHLGKSDRYTAQLRGEFYDILNHHNFYPVVGNADYAETSVISALKGTPNGSPSSEDERRNVQIALRFEF, via the coding sequence ATGAAGCCAATCAGGTTTCTTCTTTTCTGCCTCGCCTTCCTGCTTCCAGCGTTCAGCGTCGTCCATGCACAGATGGACACCGGTGGACTGAAGGGAACCATCACCGACCCAAGCGGCGCCGCGGTGGTTGGCGCATCGGTGCACATTCACAACCCGTCGACCGGACTCGATCGCACGACGCAGTCTTCAGGGAACGGTACCTATCAGTTCACGGACCTGCAGCCCGGACCCTACCAGATCGAAATTCTTGCTACGGGCTTTGGAAAGTATTCGATGACCCGTGCGGTGACCGTCGGTGGAAGCACCACGGTGGACGCGAAGCTGAGCGTAACCGCGACCACGCAGGTGGAAGTGGATGCCTCGCAGGACGTCGGCGCACAGGTGAATACGAACGACCAGCAGATTTCGCAGGTGATTACCCCGAAACAGGTGATGGACCTGCCGTCGCTCAGCCGCGATCCCTATGATTTTGTCGCCCTGTCGGGCAATGTCACCAGCGATCCGAATGGATCGACGGGGCCGAACGGCGTAGGCGTGAGCTTCAGCGGCCTGCGCTCGGCTTCGACGGAGATTCTGCTCGATGGCGCAGAGAACGTCGATCTTTACGATGCGGCGGTTGGCCAGCAGATCCCATTGGATTCAGTGGACGAGTACCGCACCATCACGGACGGCTTCACGGCAGAGTATGGCCGCGCTTCGGGTGGAGTGGTGAACCTGGTCACCAAGAGCGGTACGAACAAATTCCACGGATCGTTGTATGAGTACAACCGCCTCTCGGCGCTGGCCGCCAACACCTATAACGAAGACGCTCAGAATGTGTACCTGCGCAGCTTAGGAGAGTCGCCCCTGCCTGCCGACCACTTCACGCGCAACCAGTTCGGCTACTCGGTCGGTGGACCGGTGCCGTTCTTTGCGCACAAGGTCTTCTTCTTCTCGAATACGGAGTGGAACCGCATTCGAAGCACGGGGCTTCAGCAGTTTATTGTGCCGACCTCCTCGTTCATCGCATCGAGCGCCAGCAATACGCAGCAGTTCTTCTCAAACTACGGCACGCTGGCCTCGGGCACGACGCTCGGCCAGACGGTTGCGGTGAGCGGCTTTGCCACCAACCCTCTGCAGATTGCCAACGTGCAGGCGCCGATCGATGCCGGTGCAGGCGCCCCGGTGAATGCCTGGGACACGGACGCGCGCTTTGACGTGAATCTCAGCGAGAAGACGACGATGTTCTTCCGTGCCGCCGTGTACAGCGACGATTACACGGCAGGTTTCGTCTCGTTGAGCCCTTACAACGGCTACAACACGGGGCAGACCGATCTGAACCAGAGCTTTCTCTACAGCCTGACACACGTCTTCTCGCCGAACCTGGTGAGCGTGAGCAAGGTGAGCTACAACCGCTTCAATGAGAGCGAGCCGCTGGGCTCGGCCGGCGTGACGCCGACGCTCTACCTGAGCCATAACAACACGGCCAGCGTGGATACGACGACGGGCACCGATATCGCCATGCCTGGTTATCTGCCCACCTCGCCGGGTAACGCGCTGCCTTTCGGCGGTCCGCAGAACCTCTATCAATTCGGTGAGGACATCAGCTGGACGGTAAAGGCGCATACCTTCCACTTCGGCGGCGGATTCCTGCAGTTGCGCGACAACCGCACCTTCGGCGCCTATGAAACGGCACTTGAGCTGGCAGCCAAGAACGGTACCGATGAGGGCACGGCGCTTGGCCAGCTTCAGGCTGGCAACCTCTATCAATTCGAGGTAGCCATCGATCCGCAGGGGAAGTATCCCTGCTCGCTCAACCCGACCACCGGAGCCCTGACGGAGACAACGGCCTGCACGCTGACCACGCCGCTCAGCGCTCCGAGCTTCACCCGTGAGAACACCTTCAACGACGGCAACTGGTATGCGCAGGACTCCTGGAAGGCGACGCCGCGGCTGACGTTGAACTACGGCATTCGCTGGGAATACTACGGTGTACAGCACAATACCAACCCCAACCTCGAGTCGAACTTCTATCTCGGCCCGGGTGACAACTTCTTCGAGCAGATCCGCAATGGACAGGTGGCGACCACGCCGAATTCGCCGACCGGCGGCCTGATCGAAAAGCGGCTGAAGAACTACGCACCGCGCATCGGCTTCGCTTATGACATCAAGGGCGACGGCAAGTGGGCACTGCGCGGCGGATACGGCATCAGCTACGAGCGCGACTTCGGCAACGTGACCTATAACGTCATTCAGAATCCGCCGAACTACGCCGGCGTGCTGCTGACCACCAACCAGCTGGGCCAGGGACAGCTTTCAGTCACCTCGGATAACCTAGGACCGTTTGCCGGTTCGGGCGGCTCGGTGCCGTTTGCGCCTTCGTCTCTACGTGCATTGCAACAGAATATGCCGACGGCATACGCGCACCAGTGGGATCTGGCTCTGGAGCATGAAGTGGCTCCGGGCACGCTGCTGGGGATCGAATACACGGGCACACGCGGGGTACACGCCTATGCGATTGCGAACGTGAACTCGGCCTACTACGGCAACGCCTTCCTCGGCGACGCGCTCAATGCGGCGGGCACCGGCAACCCGATCAACTACCAGTACGGCGCCATCAATATCCGCGAAGCGAACGGAGACAGCTACTACAACGCGCTCAACATCCGCTTCGAGGACAACAACTACACGCGCTACGGCCTGCAGGTCACCGCGAACTACACCTACGCGCACGCCATGGACAACCTCAGCTCGACCTTCTCGCAGTCGGGCAACAACTTCAACCTGGGCTATCTGAATCCCTTCAAGCCGGCCCTCGATCGCGGCAACTCGGATTACGACATCCGCCAGCGGCTGACGATCGGCGGCATCTATGAGCCTTCGTTCCTGGAGTTCCGCGGCAACCGCATCCTGCATGCCACACTCGGTGGCCTGGAGTTCGCGCCGATCGCTACGCTGCGCTCGGGCAATGCCTTCACCATCTTCGACTGCACCAACGGCTACGCAGCCTGCCCGCGTATCGTCGATGCTCCGGGGCTGAAGTTCCATGGCACGCCGCAGGCTACAGGCGCGCCGAATGGCTACAACTACATCACGCTGCCGACGGCCTCGGCGAATCCGTTTGTGAATGCATACGGCTTCTCCGATTTTCCATCCTGCGCGACCTGCGGGCAGAATCCGGGCCTTGGCCGCAACCAGTGGTTTGGACCGAACAACTACCAGTTCGACATGGGTGTCTACAAGAACTTCCACCTCGGCAAGAGCGACCGTTACACGGCGCAGCTCCGCGGCGAATTCTATGACATCCTCAACCATCACAACTTCTACCCCGTGGTGGGCAATGCCGACTACGCGGAGACCAGCGTTATCAGCGCTCTGAAGGGCACGCCGAATGGCTCGCCTTCCTCCGAGGATGAACGCCGGAATGTGCAGATCGCACTTCGCTTCGAGTTCTAA
- a CDS encoding endo-1,4-beta-xylanase, producing MSRVTSRRQFFHYLLQGSAAATLAAGLPWPLIAEKHKHQKDSAPQFADVNGPRSLRAHAETAGLLVGCAVVPDRLSGEPAYGSLVADQANILVAENAMKWQALRPSPDKFDFRGGDELLAFAAAHGQKVRGHNLCWHEALPSWFAGTVTKENAQGFLIQHIQTVAGHFAGKLHSWDVVNEAVDPKSGRADGLRVSPWLEMIGPDYIELAFHAARQADPAALLTYNDYGIENDGADSREKRGQVMMLVRRLKARGVPIDAVGIQSHLTVNDPMPGAGLIDFVRELGRMGLQVFITELDANEHKVEGSVAERDAAVARLYRDYVTMMVAEPNVTAVLTWGITDRYTWLNGQKTARPDGKPQRCLPFDSDDQPVPAFFALRDAIDTRHPVPAPSGVKPSAAPKPESGDAYAPFTPQTVKPQATPQ from the coding sequence ATGAGTAGAGTGACCAGCCGCCGTCAATTTTTTCATTATCTGTTACAGGGGAGTGCCGCTGCTACGCTGGCTGCGGGGCTGCCTTGGCCCCTGATCGCCGAAAAGCATAAGCACCAGAAGGACTCTGCGCCGCAGTTTGCGGATGTGAACGGTCCGCGCTCTCTGCGGGCGCATGCTGAGACCGCAGGACTGCTGGTAGGGTGTGCGGTGGTGCCGGATCGGCTTTCCGGTGAGCCGGCCTATGGCTCACTCGTCGCAGACCAGGCCAACATCCTGGTGGCAGAGAACGCAATGAAGTGGCAGGCGCTGCGTCCGTCTCCGGATAAGTTCGATTTCCGTGGCGGCGATGAGCTGTTGGCCTTTGCCGCGGCCCACGGGCAGAAGGTTCGTGGGCATAATCTCTGCTGGCACGAAGCGCTGCCGTCATGGTTTGCGGGCACGGTGACGAAAGAGAATGCGCAGGGCTTCCTCATCCAGCATATCCAGACCGTAGCCGGGCACTTCGCAGGCAAACTGCACTCCTGGGACGTAGTGAATGAGGCTGTGGACCCGAAGAGCGGCCGCGCCGATGGATTGCGGGTCTCGCCGTGGCTGGAGATGATCGGACCGGATTACATCGAGCTGGCCTTTCATGCCGCGCGGCAGGCTGATCCGGCGGCGCTGCTCACCTATAACGACTACGGGATTGAGAACGACGGCGCGGACAGTCGTGAGAAGCGCGGACAGGTGATGATGCTGGTCCGCCGTCTGAAGGCGCGCGGCGTGCCGATCGATGCCGTGGGTATCCAGAGCCATCTCACGGTGAACGATCCCATGCCGGGAGCCGGGCTCATCGACTTTGTGCGTGAGCTGGGGCGGATGGGACTGCAGGTTTTCATTACCGAGCTCGATGCAAATGAGCACAAGGTCGAGGGCTCCGTGGCTGAGCGGGATGCGGCCGTGGCCCGGCTTTATCGCGATTACGTCACCATGATGGTGGCGGAGCCGAATGTAACGGCGGTGCTGACCTGGGGCATTACGGATCGCTACACATGGCTGAACGGGCAGAAGACGGCTCGTCCGGACGGCAAACCGCAACGGTGCCTGCCCTTCGATTCCGATGATCAGCCGGTCCCGGCCTTTTTCGCCCTGCGCGATGCGATCGACACCCGGCACCCGGTGCCTGCGCCTTCAGGCGTGAAGCCTTCGGCGGCGCCAAAGCCGGAGTCGGGAGATGCCTATGCGCCATTTACCCCGCAGACCGTGAAACCCCAGGCGACACCGCAATAG